A genomic region of Ewingella sp. CoE-038-23 contains the following coding sequences:
- the ppx gene encoding exopolyphosphatase — protein sequence MPLNNTINAKPQEIAAIDLGSNSFHMVIARVVNGALQVLGRLKQRVHLADGLDSNNVLSEEAIQRGLDCLALFAERLQGFPEQNVTIVGTHSLRQAVNAEEFLQRAAEVIPYPIEIISGQEEARLIFMGVEHTQPEKGRKLVIDIGGGSTELVIGEDFEPLLAESRRMGCVSFGQYFFPDGEISRANFKRAQLAAAQKLETMAWQYRLQGWQYALGASGTIKATYEVLVEMGEKDGLITPERLKMLTEEVMNYKNFSSLSLPGLSEDRQSVFVPGLAILCGVFDALAIKELRLSDGALREGVLYEMEGRFRHQDIRTRTAKSLAEHYNIDREQARRVLETTELLYAQWLAQNSKLVQPQLESLLKFAAMLHEVGLSINHSGMHRHSAYILQNTNLPGFNQEQQTLLATLVRFHRKGVKLEELPRLNLFKKKHYLPLVQLLRLGALLNNQRQSTTTPETLRLLTDDNHWTLRFPAGYLAQNNLVQLDFEREQSYWDDVTGWKLILEEEDGEQEDPAK from the coding sequence ATGCCCCTGAACAACACCATAAACGCCAAACCGCAAGAGATTGCGGCTATCGACCTCGGGTCAAACAGCTTCCATATGGTGATAGCGCGCGTCGTGAATGGCGCGCTACAGGTGTTGGGCCGCCTGAAGCAGCGTGTGCATCTGGCTGACGGTCTGGACAGCAACAACGTATTGAGCGAAGAAGCTATCCAGCGCGGTCTTGACTGTCTGGCGCTGTTTGCCGAACGTTTACAAGGCTTTCCCGAACAGAACGTGACCATTGTCGGCACCCACTCGCTACGTCAGGCGGTGAATGCTGAAGAGTTCCTCCAGCGCGCCGCCGAGGTTATCCCCTATCCGATTGAAATCATTTCCGGGCAGGAGGAGGCGCGCCTGATTTTCATGGGCGTCGAGCACACTCAGCCCGAAAAAGGCCGCAAGCTGGTGATTGATATCGGCGGCGGGTCGACGGAGTTGGTGATCGGCGAAGATTTCGAGCCACTGCTGGCAGAGAGCCGCCGCATGGGCTGCGTCAGCTTTGGGCAATATTTCTTCCCCGACGGCGAAATCAGCCGCGCTAACTTTAAACGCGCCCAGCTGGCCGCCGCGCAAAAGCTGGAAACCATGGCCTGGCAGTATCGTCTGCAAGGCTGGCAGTACGCGCTAGGCGCGTCGGGCACCATTAAAGCCACTTATGAAGTGCTGGTGGAAATGGGCGAAAAAGACGGCCTTATTACCCCTGAACGCCTGAAAATGCTCACTGAAGAAGTGATGAATTACAAAAACTTCTCCTCGCTGAGCCTGCCGGGCCTGTCCGAAGATCGTCAGTCGGTATTTGTGCCGGGTCTGGCTATCTTGTGCGGCGTGTTCGATGCGTTGGCAATCAAAGAGTTACGACTGTCGGACGGCGCGCTGCGCGAAGGCGTACTGTATGAGATGGAAGGTCGCTTCCGCCATCAGGATATCCGCACTCGCACCGCAAAAAGCCTGGCCGAGCACTACAACATTGACCGCGAGCAGGCGCGCCGCGTGCTGGAAACCACCGAATTACTCTATGCCCAGTGGCTGGCGCAAAACTCAAAACTGGTGCAGCCACAGCTCGAATCTCTGCTGAAATTCGCTGCCATGCTGCATGAAGTGGGGTTAAGCATTAACCACAGCGGCATGCATCGCCATTCGGCCTATATCTTGCAGAATACCAACCTTCCGGGCTTCAATCAGGAGCAGCAAACCCTACTGGCTACGCTGGTGCGTTTCCACCGTAAAGGGGTGAAACTGGAAGAGCTGCCACGCCTTAACCTGTTCAAGAAAAAGCATTACCTGCCGCTGGTGCAGCTTTTGCGCCTCGGCGCACTGCTGAACAATCAGCGTCAATCCACCACCACGCCAGAGACGCTGCGACTGCTTACGGATGATAATCATTGGACGTTGCGCTTCCCCGCCGGTTATTTGGCGCAGAACAACCTGGTGCAGTTGGATTTTGAACGGGAACAGAGTTACTGGGACGACGTGACGGGCTGGAAGCTGATTCTGGAAGAAGAGGACGGCGAGCAGGAAGATCCTGCTAAATAA
- the upp gene encoding uracil phosphoribosyltransferase, with product MKIVEVKHPLVRHKLGLMRENDISTKRFRELASEVGSLLTYEATSDLETEKVTIEGWCGPVEIDQIKGKKITVVPILRAGLGMMEGVLEHVPSARISVVGVYRDEQTMQPVPYFQKLVSNIEERLALVVDPMLATGGSMIATIDLLKKAGCQSIKVLVLVAAPEGIAALEKAHPDIELYTASIDQGLNEHGYIVPGLGDAGDKIFGTK from the coding sequence ATGAAGATCGTTGAGGTGAAACACCCGCTGGTGCGACATAAGCTGGGCCTGATGCGTGAGAATGACATCAGCACGAAACGTTTTCGCGAACTGGCTTCTGAGGTGGGGAGTCTGCTGACCTATGAAGCAACTTCTGATTTAGAAACTGAGAAAGTGACTATCGAAGGCTGGTGCGGCCCGGTAGAAATCGATCAGATCAAAGGTAAGAAAATCACTGTAGTGCCAATTCTGCGTGCCGGCCTGGGCATGATGGAAGGCGTACTGGAGCACGTTCCAAGCGCGCGTATCAGCGTGGTGGGCGTCTACCGTGACGAACAAACTATGCAACCTGTGCCTTATTTCCAGAAGCTGGTTTCTAATATTGAAGAGCGTCTGGCGCTGGTGGTTGACCCAATGCTGGCGACCGGCGGCTCGATGATTGCCACGATCGACTTGCTGAAAAAAGCCGGCTGCCAGAGCATTAAAGTGCTGGTACTGGTTGCTGCTCCAGAAGGGATTGCCGCGTTAGAGAAAGCGCACCCGGACATTGAGCTGTACACCGCCTCCATTGACCAGGGGTTAAATGAGCATGGTTACATCGTGCCGGGCCTCGGCGATGCGGGCGACAAGATATTTGGTACTAAATAA
- the purM gene encoding phosphoribosylformylglycinamidine cyclo-ligase produces the protein MTDKTSLSYKDAGVDIDAGNALVDRIKGVVKQTRRPEVMGGLGGFGALCALPQKYREPVLVSGTDGVGTKLRLAMDLKRHDTIGIDLVAMCVNDLIVQGAEPLFFLDYYATGKLDVDTAASVITGIAEGCKQSGCALVGGETAEMPGMYHGEDYDVAGFCVGVVEKSEIIDGSKVADGDAVIALAASGPHSNGYSLVRKILEVSKTNPETTDLAGKSLADHLLAPTKIYVKSILKLIEQVEVHGIVHLTGGGFWENIPRVLPDNTQVVIDEASWQWPDVFNWLQTAGNVSRHEMYRTFNCGVGMLVALPAELADEAVALLNDNGEKAWKIGSVKASNSEERVIIK, from the coding sequence GTGACCGACAAGACCTCTCTCAGCTATAAAGACGCAGGTGTGGATATCGATGCAGGTAACGCATTAGTAGACCGCATCAAAGGTGTAGTAAAACAGACTCGTCGTCCGGAAGTGATGGGCGGATTGGGTGGTTTTGGTGCCCTGTGCGCGCTGCCGCAAAAATATCGTGAACCTGTGCTGGTTTCGGGTACCGACGGCGTTGGCACCAAGCTGCGTCTGGCAATGGACTTGAAACGCCACGACACTATCGGCATTGATTTAGTCGCCATGTGCGTTAACGATTTGATTGTTCAGGGTGCTGAACCCCTGTTCTTCCTCGATTATTACGCCACCGGTAAGTTGGACGTCGACACCGCCGCCAGCGTGATCACCGGGATTGCCGAAGGCTGTAAGCAGTCTGGTTGTGCATTAGTCGGCGGCGAAACCGCTGAGATGCCGGGCATGTATCACGGCGAAGATTACGACGTGGCAGGCTTCTGCGTGGGCGTGGTAGAAAAGTCAGAAATCATCGATGGCAGCAAAGTGGCTGACGGCGATGCAGTGATTGCTCTGGCAGCCAGCGGCCCGCACTCCAACGGCTACTCGCTGGTGCGCAAAATCCTCGAAGTGAGCAAAACCAATCCAGAAACCACGGATTTGGCCGGTAAGTCTCTGGCAGATCATCTGCTGGCACCGACCAAAATCTATGTGAAATCGATTCTGAAATTGATTGAGCAAGTTGAAGTTCACGGCATCGTGCATCTCACCGGTGGCGGCTTCTGGGAAAATATCCCACGCGTGCTGCCGGATAACACCCAAGTGGTGATTGACGAAGCAAGCTGGCAGTGGCCGGACGTGTTCAACTGGCTGCAAACTGCCGGTAACGTCAGCCGCCACGAAATGTACCGCACCTTCAACTGTGGTGTGGGTATGTTGGTTGCTCTGCCTGCTGAGCTGGCCGATGAAGCCGTGGCCTTACTGAATGATAATGGCGAAAAAGCGTGGAAAATTGGTAGCGTAAAAGCCTCTAATTCCGAAGAACGCGTTATCATCAAGTAA
- the hda gene encoding DnaA inactivator Hda, with protein MLLNTPAQLSLPLYLPDDETFASFYPGENPSLLSAIQTALHQEHGTYIYFWSREGGGRSHLLHAACAELSQRGEAVGYVPLDKRAYFVPEVLDGMEHLALVCIDNIEGIAGDDEWEAAVFHLYNRILETGRTRLFITGDRPPRQLNLSLPDLASRLDWGQIYKLQPLSDEEKLQALQLRSKLRGFELPEDVGRFLLKRLDREMRTLFMTLDQLDRASITAQRKLTIPFVKDILNL; from the coding sequence GTGCTTCTGAATACGCCGGCACAGCTTTCCCTGCCACTTTATCTTCCTGATGATGAAACCTTTGCCAGTTTTTATCCGGGGGAGAACCCCTCTCTGCTTTCTGCCATTCAAACGGCGCTGCATCAAGAGCACGGCACTTACATCTATTTCTGGTCGCGCGAGGGCGGTGGCCGCAGCCATTTGCTGCACGCAGCCTGTGCTGAACTCTCCCAGCGTGGCGAAGCGGTAGGCTATGTGCCTTTGGATAAACGCGCCTATTTCGTGCCGGAAGTGCTTGATGGCATGGAACATTTGGCGCTGGTTTGTATCGACAATATTGAAGGGATTGCGGGGGATGACGAGTGGGAAGCCGCCGTGTTCCATCTGTATAACCGTATTCTGGAAACCGGCCGCACCCGACTGTTTATTACCGGGGATCGCCCGCCGCGCCAGCTTAATCTCAGCTTGCCTGATCTCGCTTCGCGTTTGGATTGGGGGCAAATCTACAAGTTGCAGCCGCTGTCTGACGAAGAGAAGCTGCAGGCGCTGCAATTGCGCTCGAAACTGCGTGGGTTTGAACTGCCGGAGGACGTCGGTCGCTTCCTGCTGAAGAGGTTGGATCGCGAGATGCGCACGCTGTTTATGACGCTTGATCAGCTCGACAGAGCTTCCATCACGGCACAGCGCAAACTCACGATCCCCTTTGTGAAAGATATTCTTAACCTGTAA
- the ppk1 gene encoding polyphosphate kinase 1, with protein sequence MGQEKLYIEKELSWLSFNERVLQEAADKSNPLIERMRFLGIYSNNLDEFYKVRFADLKRRILISEEQGFIGASRHLLKKIQAKVLRIDQEFDSLYNDLLLEMARNQIFLINERQVSENQQNWLRQYFKQHLRQFITPILINHDTNLVQFLKDDYTYLAVEIIRGEEIHYALLEIPSDKVPRFVNLPPETPRRRKPMILLDNILRYCLDDIFKGFFDYDQLNAYSMKMTRDAEYDLVTEMESSLLELMSSSLKQRLTAEPVRFVYQRDMPDDMVELLRGKLGISNYDSVIPGGRYHNFKDFIGFPNVGKANLVNRPLPRLRHLFFDKFRNGFEAIRQQDVLLYYPYYTFEHVLELLRQASFDPNVLSIKINIYRVAKDSRIIESMIHAAHNGKKVTVVVELQARFDEEANIHWAKRLTEAGVHVIFSAPGLKIHAKLFLISRREGDEIVRYAHIGTGNFNEKTARLYTDYSLLTADSRITNEVRRVFNFIENPYRPVTFEHLMVSPQNSRDMLYKLIDQEIANVQAGGNGGITLKINNLVDKGLIDRLYAASNVGVKIRLLIRGMCSLVPELPGVSENIQVTSIVDRYLEHDRVYVFENNGDTKVFLSSADWMTRNIDYRIEVAVALLDPTLKQRVLDILDLLFSDTVKARYIDKDLSNRYVPRGNRRKVRAQLAIYDYLKAFELEHNKQQHD encoded by the coding sequence ATGGGTCAGGAAAAGCTTTATATAGAAAAAGAACTGAGCTGGCTGTCCTTCAATGAACGTGTTTTGCAGGAAGCGGCAGACAAAAGCAATCCTCTGATCGAACGCATGCGTTTTCTGGGCATCTACTCCAACAATCTGGACGAATTCTATAAAGTTCGTTTTGCCGATTTAAAACGCCGAATTTTAATCAGCGAAGAACAAGGTTTTATCGGCGCGTCTCGCCATTTGCTGAAAAAGATTCAGGCCAAGGTTCTGCGCATAGACCAAGAGTTTGACAGTCTTTACAACGACCTGCTGCTAGAGATGGCGCGCAACCAGATTTTCTTGATCAACGAACGCCAGGTGTCTGAAAATCAGCAAAATTGGCTGCGTCAGTATTTCAAACAGCATCTGCGCCAGTTCATCACGCCTATTCTGATCAATCACGACACCAATCTGGTTCAGTTCCTCAAAGACGATTACACCTATCTGGCAGTCGAAATTATTCGCGGTGAAGAGATCCACTACGCGCTGCTGGAAATTCCATCAGACAAAGTGCCGCGCTTCGTTAACTTGCCGCCGGAAACGCCGCGCCGCCGCAAGCCGATGATCTTGCTGGATAACATCCTGCGCTACTGCCTTGATGACATCTTTAAAGGCTTCTTTGATTACGACCAGCTCAACGCCTATTCGATGAAAATGACCCGTGACGCCGAGTACGACTTGGTGACGGAGATGGAATCGAGCCTGCTGGAATTAATGTCTTCGAGCCTGAAACAGCGCCTGACCGCCGAGCCGGTGCGCTTTGTTTATCAGCGCGATATGCCCGATGACATGGTCGAGCTGCTGCGCGGTAAACTGGGGATCTCTAACTATGATTCCGTCATTCCCGGCGGCCGCTACCACAATTTTAAAGACTTCATCGGCTTCCCAAATGTCGGCAAAGCCAACCTGGTCAACCGCCCGCTGCCGAGACTGCGCCATCTGTTCTTCGATAAATTCCGCAACGGCTTTGAAGCGATTCGCCAACAAGACGTGTTGCTTTACTACCCGTACTATACCTTTGAGCACGTGCTGGAGCTGCTGCGTCAGGCCTCTTTCGACCCCAACGTGCTGTCAATCAAGATCAATATTTACCGCGTAGCCAAAGACTCGCGCATTATCGAATCGATGATCCACGCGGCGCATAACGGCAAAAAAGTCACGGTGGTGGTGGAGCTACAGGCGCGCTTTGACGAAGAAGCCAACATCCACTGGGCCAAGCGCCTGACGGAAGCTGGGGTGCACGTTATCTTCTCCGCGCCGGGCCTGAAAATTCACGCCAAACTATTTCTTATCTCACGCCGGGAAGGCGATGAAATCGTCCGCTATGCTCATATTGGGACCGGCAACTTTAACGAGAAAACGGCCCGTCTTTATACCGACTATTCTTTGCTGACGGCGGACAGCCGCATCACCAATGAAGTGCGCCGGGTGTTTAACTTTATTGAGAATCCATACCGGCCGGTGACTTTCGAGCACCTGATGGTATCGCCACAAAACTCCCGCGATATGCTGTATAAGCTGATCGATCAGGAGATTGCCAACGTGCAGGCTGGCGGTAACGGCGGGATCACGCTGAAAATCAACAACCTGGTGGATAAGGGCCTGATTGATCGCCTCTACGCCGCTTCCAACGTTGGAGTGAAAATCCGCCTGTTGATCCGCGGCATGTGCTCGCTGGTACCGGAACTGCCGGGCGTCAGTGAAAACATTCAGGTGACCAGTATTGTTGACCGTTATCTCGAGCACGACCGGGTGTATGTGTTTGAAAATAATGGCGACACCAAAGTGTTCCTGTCCTCTGCGGACTGGATGACGCGCAACATCGACTACCGTATTGAAGTGGCCGTCGCCCTGCTGGATCCGACGCTAAAACAGCGCGTGCTCGACATCCTCGACCTGCTGTTCAGCGACACGGTGAAAGCCAGATATATTGATAAAGATCTCAGTAATCGTTATGTTCCACGCGGAAATCGTCGTAAGGTGCGCGCGCAGCTGGCTATCTACGACTACCTCAAAGCCTTCGAGCTTGAACATAATAAACAGCAACACGATTAG
- the uraA gene encoding uracil permease, translating into MTRRVIGVSERPPLLQTIPLSFQHLFAMFGATVLVPILFKINPATVLLFNGIGTLLYLFVCKGKIPAYLGSSFAFISPVLLLLPMGYEAALGGFIVCGLLFCLVALIVKKAGIGWINVMFPPAAMGAIVAVIGLELAGVAANMAGLLPAEGASADSTTITISMVTLAVTVLGSVLFRGFLAIIPILIGVLVGYALSFFMGVVDVSTIESAHWFALPTFYTPRFEWVAILTILPAALVVIAEHVGHLVVTANIVKKDLLRDPGLHRSMLANGLSTVLSGFFGSTPNTTYGENIGVMAITKVYSTWVIGGAAILAIMLSCIGKLAAAIQAVPVPVMGGVSLLLYGVIGASGIRVLIESKVDYNKAQNLILTAVILIIGVSGAKIHIGAAELKGMALATIVGIFLSLLFKVIELVRGEEEIIDIEDEREDRAA; encoded by the coding sequence ATGACACGTCGCGTCATTGGGGTAAGTGAGCGCCCGCCGCTGTTGCAGACCATTCCCCTAAGTTTCCAGCATCTGTTCGCTATGTTCGGTGCCACGGTGCTGGTGCCGATCCTGTTTAAAATTAATCCGGCCACGGTGCTGCTGTTCAACGGCATCGGCACTTTGCTGTATCTGTTTGTCTGTAAGGGCAAAATTCCCGCTTATCTCGGCTCCAGCTTTGCCTTTATTTCGCCGGTCCTGCTGTTATTACCGATGGGCTATGAGGCGGCGCTGGGTGGGTTTATCGTCTGCGGCCTGCTGTTCTGCTTAGTCGCGCTGATTGTGAAAAAGGCCGGGATTGGCTGGATAAACGTCATGTTCCCCCCTGCGGCGATGGGCGCAATCGTTGCCGTCATCGGGTTAGAGCTGGCGGGGGTTGCCGCCAACATGGCCGGATTGCTGCCTGCCGAGGGCGCGTCGGCTGATTCCACCACCATTACCATTTCCATGGTAACGCTGGCCGTGACGGTGCTCGGCTCGGTGCTGTTCCGCGGCTTCCTGGCGATTATCCCGATTCTGATTGGCGTGCTGGTGGGCTATGCGCTGTCATTCTTTATGGGCGTGGTGGATGTGTCTACCATTGAATCTGCCCACTGGTTCGCGCTGCCAACCTTCTACACCCCGCGCTTTGAGTGGGTGGCGATCCTGACTATTCTACCCGCCGCGCTGGTGGTGATTGCCGAGCACGTCGGGCACCTGGTGGTGACGGCGAATATTGTCAAAAAGGATCTGCTGCGCGACCCGGGCCTGCATCGCTCGATGCTGGCAAATGGGTTATCCACCGTGCTGTCGGGCTTTTTTGGTTCTACGCCAAATACCACCTATGGCGAAAACATCGGCGTAATGGCGATCACCAAGGTCTACAGCACCTGGGTTATCGGCGGCGCGGCGATTCTGGCGATTATGTTGTCCTGCATCGGCAAGCTGGCGGCGGCGATTCAGGCCGTGCCGGTTCCAGTGATGGGCGGCGTTTCTCTACTGCTGTACGGCGTGATTGGTGCCTCGGGTATCCGCGTGCTGATTGAGTCCAAAGTGGATTACAACAAAGCGCAGAACCTGATCCTCACCGCGGTCATTCTGATCATCGGCGTCAGCGGCGCGAAGATCCACATTGGCGCTGCGGAGCTGAAAGGCATGGCGCTGGCGACCATCGTCGGTATCTTCCTCAGCCTGCTGTTCAAAGTGATTGAACTGGTGCGCGGCGAAGAAGAGATCATTGATATCGAAGATGAACGCGAGGATCGCGCGGCGTAA
- the arsC gene encoding arsenate reductase (glutaredoxin) (This arsenate reductase requires both glutathione and glutaredoxin to convert arsenate to arsenite, after which the efflux transporter formed by ArsA and ArsB can extrude the arsenite from the cell, providing resistance.) codes for MQHDVAIYHNPRCSKSRETLKLLEDKGIKPDVILYLETPPSVDTLKELVKKLGFDSARDLMRKGEEIYKEENLADPALNEQQLLQALADHPRLIERPIVLSKGKARLGRPPEQVLEIL; via the coding sequence ATGCAACATGATGTCGCGATTTATCACAATCCGCGCTGTAGTAAGAGTCGAGAAACGCTGAAGTTACTCGAAGATAAAGGCATTAAGCCGGACGTGATTTTATATCTCGAAACCCCGCCGTCGGTAGATACGCTGAAAGAGCTGGTGAAGAAGCTGGGATTTGATTCTGCGCGCGATTTAATGCGTAAAGGGGAAGAGATTTATAAAGAGGAGAATCTGGCCGATCCGGCGCTGAATGAGCAGCAGCTGCTGCAAGCCTTGGCCGATCATCCACGTTTGATTGAGCGCCCGATCGTGCTGTCGAAAGGCAAAGCGCGGCTGGGACGCCCGCCTGAGCAGGTGCTGGAGATCCTGTAA
- the speG gene encoding spermidine N1-acetyltransferase, with product MFSKTHVRLRPLEKDDLAFVHRLDNNASIMRYWFEEPYEAFVELTDLYNKHIHDQSERRFIIEYESGPVGLVELVEINHIHRRAEFQIIIDPAHQGKGFAGDAVKLAMDYAFSVLNLYKLYLIVDKENKKAIHIYNKLGFEVEGELKQEFFVNGEYRSAIRMCIFQPQFLAKYKTKPAESKRVDPIGAGVV from the coding sequence ATGTTTAGCAAGACCCACGTCAGATTACGTCCACTGGAAAAAGACGATTTGGCGTTCGTTCACCGTCTCGATAACAACGCAAGCATCATGCGTTACTGGTTCGAAGAGCCTTATGAAGCTTTTGTCGAACTGACCGACCTCTACAACAAACATATTCATGACCAAAGCGAACGCCGTTTTATCATTGAATATGAAAGCGGGCCTGTTGGTCTGGTGGAGTTAGTCGAGATTAATCACATACACCGTCGTGCTGAGTTTCAAATCATTATCGACCCCGCTCATCAAGGCAAAGGGTTTGCCGGTGATGCCGTCAAGTTAGCGATGGACTATGCGTTTTCCGTTCTTAACCTCTACAAGCTGTATTTAATCGTCGATAAAGAGAACAAAAAGGCGATTCATATCTACAACAAGTTGGGCTTTGAAGTAGAAGGCGAACTGAAACAGGAATTCTTCGTTAACGGGGAATACCGCAGCGCCATCCGTATGTGTATTTTCCAACCGCAATTCTTGGCGAAGTACAAAACCAAGCCGGCGGAATCCAAACGCGTTGATCCTATCGGCGCAGGCGTGGTTTAA
- the purN gene encoding phosphoribosylglycinamide formyltransferase encodes MKRIVVLVSGEGSNLQALIDACQQGRIYATLSAVFSNKASAFGLERAQSAGIPAHALDVKSFADRAAFDVALADAIEAYNPDLIVLAGYMRILTAEFVQRFAGRMLNIHPSLLPKYPGLHTHRQAIENQDEVHGTSVHFVTEQLDGGPVILQAKVPVFSDDSEDELVERVQTQEHSIYPLVVSWFVDGRLALKDGVAYLDGNPLPEQGYAAD; translated from the coding sequence ATGAAAAGGATCGTGGTGTTGGTATCAGGCGAAGGGAGTAACCTCCAGGCGCTGATTGATGCCTGCCAGCAAGGACGTATTTACGCGACGCTCAGCGCCGTCTTCAGTAATAAAGCCTCGGCATTCGGGCTGGAACGGGCGCAGTCGGCCGGTATTCCCGCTCATGCATTAGATGTAAAATCCTTTGCCGACCGCGCGGCGTTTGACGTCGCGCTGGCCGATGCCATCGAGGCTTACAATCCCGACTTGATCGTGCTTGCGGGCTACATGCGCATTCTCACGGCTGAGTTCGTTCAGCGTTTCGCTGGCCGCATGCTCAATATTCACCCTTCCCTGCTGCCAAAATATCCCGGCCTGCACACTCATCGTCAAGCAATTGAAAATCAAGATGAAGTTCACGGCACTTCCGTCCACTTCGTGACTGAACAACTCGACGGCGGTCCGGTTATTCTGCAAGCCAAGGTGCCGGTTTTCAGTGATGACAGCGAAGATGAGCTGGTTGAACGCGTGCAGACGCAGGAACACAGCATCTATCCGCTGGTGGTAAGTTGGTTTGTCGATGGTCGTTTAGCGCTAAAAGATGGCGTGGCCTACCTCGACGGTAATCCGCTACCAGAGCAGGGTTACGCCGCAGATTAA
- a CDS encoding beta-barrel assembly-enhancing protease, producing the protein MAMRFKKTLTALLVGSLTVGSLTPALADDSSYWTTPIASSNPNKPSITDQLPDMGTTAGGTLSINQELQMGDFYVRQMRASTPLINDPLLNRYINELGQRLVASAYSVRTPFHFYIVNNDELNAFAFFGGNVVLHSALFRYTDNESQLASVMAHEISHVTQRHLARAMEDQRKNAPLTWVGALGSILLAMASPQAGMAALTGTLAGTQQGMISFTQGNEQEADRIGIQVLQRAGFDPQAMPAFLQKLADLSSYSSKPPEMLLTHPLPDSRLADIRNRANQMPHLNVQSSQSYLLAKVRMLGMYGTERNPLTDEYLTQLSNGNIRDQMAAKYGQALQFYKAKKYDQARSILESLLEKNPGNDWFLDLATDVDVEQKHAPQAIARLEKANAETSKNPVLLLNLANAYLEGGQPANASRILNRYTFNYPNDPNGWDLLSQASGAQGLRAQELAARAESMALMGQLDQAIELLSNASALQKLGSLEQSRYDARIDQLRQLQKRFRQYQKG; encoded by the coding sequence ATGGCGATGCGGTTTAAAAAAACGCTCACAGCCCTATTAGTGGGAAGCTTAACGGTCGGCAGCCTGACGCCGGCACTGGCCGATGACAGCAGCTATTGGACCACGCCGATTGCGTCCTCCAATCCGAATAAACCGTCGATTACTGACCAGCTTCCCGACATGGGCACCACGGCTGGCGGCACCCTGAGTATCAATCAGGAGCTGCAAATGGGCGATTTTTATGTCCGCCAGATGCGCGCCAGTACCCCGCTGATTAATGACCCGCTGCTCAACCGTTACATTAACGAGCTGGGGCAGCGGCTGGTGGCCAGCGCCTACTCGGTGCGCACGCCGTTCCACTTCTATATCGTCAATAATGATGAATTAAATGCCTTTGCCTTCTTTGGCGGCAACGTGGTGCTGCACTCTGCCCTGTTCCGCTATACGGATAATGAAAGCCAGCTGGCCTCGGTGATGGCGCACGAAATCTCCCACGTGACCCAGCGCCATCTGGCCCGCGCGATGGAAGATCAGCGCAAAAACGCCCCGCTCACCTGGGTCGGCGCCCTCGGCTCTATCTTGTTGGCGATGGCCAGCCCGCAGGCCGGTATGGCCGCCCTGACCGGCACCTTGGCTGGAACCCAGCAGGGCATGATCAGCTTTACGCAGGGTAACGAGCAGGAAGCCGACCGTATCGGCATTCAGGTTCTGCAACGTGCAGGCTTCGACCCGCAGGCGATGCCCGCGTTCTTACAAAAGCTGGCGGACCTGTCGAGCTACTCCAGCAAGCCGCCGGAAATGCTGCTGACCCACCCCTTGCCGGACAGCCGTCTGGCCGACATCCGCAACCGCGCTAACCAGATGCCGCACCTTAACGTTCAGTCTTCGCAGAGCTATTTATTGGCTAAAGTGCGTATGCTCGGCATGTACGGCACGGAAAGAAATCCGCTGACCGATGAATATTTAACTCAACTGAGCAACGGCAATATCCGCGACCAGATGGCGGCGAAATATGGTCAGGCACTGCAGTTCTACAAAGCGAAAAAATACGATCAGGCGCGCAGTATTTTGGAATCTTTGCTGGAGAAAAACCCGGGCAATGACTGGTTCCTCGACTTAGCCACTGACGTCGATGTCGAGCAGAAACACGCGCCACAGGCCATTGCGCGGCTGGAAAAGGCCAATGCGGAAACCAGTAAAAACCCGGTGTTGCTGCTCAACTTAGCCAATGCTTATCTCGAAGGCGGCCAGCCTGCAAACGCAAGTCGCATCCTCAACCGCTATACTTTCAATTACCCGAATGATCCAAATGGTTGGGATTTACTGTCACAAGCCAGTGGTGCGCAGGGCTTACGCGCTCAGGAATTGGCGGCCAGAGCAGAGAGCATGGCGCTAATGGGCCAGCTTGATCAGGCCATCGAACTTCTGAGTAACGCCAGTGCATTGCAGAAGCTGGGCAGTCTTGAACAGTCGCGCTATGACGCCCGTATTGACCAGTTGCGCCAGCTACAGAAGCGCTTCCGCCAATATCAAAAGGGCTGA